A window of Helicobacter macacae MIT 99-5501 genomic DNA:
GATTTATATTTTAAGTGGAAATTTTGTTATGCGAAGTTGACGAAAGATTTAGCAAGCTACACTTTAAGAAGTCTTAAGAATTTTAAGAATTTCAAAAACTTTATAACCCCTAAAAAACAATCCCCTAGCAACACAGACATTTTCTTAATTCATTTGTCTGCCTTGCTACTTAGCTACCTTGTGTCAAATCTAGCTAGCTTCAAACTAGCTAGATTCCTAGATTTTTGCTATTTTTTCTTAGGAGGGCATTTGCAAGCGAGCTTTTTTCCGCTATCATCTAGCTCTGGGTGTAGCTCGACAGATTCTTTGATATTGTAGAGATAGACGAAGTTATTGTAGCATACCGCCGTTACATTCTTGCGCTTGGTGGGGGTTTTGCAAACATTGCCTTTGCCTTGCTTTAGCATATTTGCGACTTTATACATTGTCAAGTCCTCATCTGCAAGGGCTGTCGTGGTAATTGCGCTAGTGGCTATGCCAAGTGCTAGCAGGATTTTTGTTATTTTCATTTTTATCTCCTTTTGGTGTGCTTTGCTTTTGTGCTTACAAAATCAAACCAGCTAGGCATTGTAGCACAAATCACTAAATGTAAATTTACATTTAGTGATAACTTTCTAGCTTGCTACTATCTCTTGTGCTAGATTTTGGGTTTATCTCGGGCTATGTTTTTGGGCTATTTTTGCGTGATTTTTTATAAAAGATTCTAAAGTCATTTATCACGCATACGCTTCCCACAGCTAGCACACCACCTATGACAATCCAATACTGCGGAATCTCTCCCAAAATCACAAATGCAAATATAAGCGCAAACACAGGCGTCAAAAGCGCGTAAATTCCACCTTGTGTAACGCCTAGCACAAATAGCCCGTGATAAAACACACTTGTAGAAAACACCGTGCAAAATACCGCCGCGACTATTATACTCCCCCAAAAGATAAAATCCGCCTCCAAGATTTTCTCAATCCCGCTAACCCCACTAGAATCAAGCATAAAAAGCGAGGGCAAAAACGCCACCGCACTTATTAGGCAAATATAAAAATTCACACAAAGCGGATTTAGATTTTCACTTGCTAGCCTTGAGCCTATCATCAAAAACGCCCAAGCAAGCGAAGCAAAAAGATATATCGCATTAAAAGGGTGCAATATCGCACTACTATTGCCAAAAAGATTTATCAAAAACGCTCCTGCGACTATACCAAGTGCTAGCCCCCACTTCTCTCGCCTAAGCAGTGTCTGTCCCCTCCACACACTCCACAAAAATGCCGCGATAATAGGTGGCAGCACCTCTGTAATCACTCCCGCGCTTCCAGCATCGCCAAACTCCATACCCGCATACATAGCATAAGAATACGCCGTGTGGCAAATCGCGCTAAAGGCTAGTGGCAAAAAGGCTTTGCGAGGGATTTTAAAAGAGATTTTTAGCACAAAAAGAAGTGGCACAAAGCAAATAGATACGATAAGGAATCGAATGCAGGCAACTTGCGCGGGCGAGGCATACTCTAATAGCACTTTGGATAATGCCCACACAAGTCCCCAGCCCATCATCGCCAAAACGAGCAAAAATCTCAAAACGCACCCCTATGATTTTATGGATTTTGTTGTTTAGGCTATAAGCACCTACAACAAACACAAAATCTTACCACAATACTTTATCTAGGCTAAATCTTGGCTATAAATATTGCCAATAATTTTTTTAATAAATATTTTTTTGATTAAAGATTTTGCAAAGATTCTTTGGCAAGTCTAAAATCCCTAAACACCAAACAAAAATAGCCACCCACACAAAAGAATCCAAACACCTCTACAATCCACTATCAGCACACAAAATCTAAAAATCTAAAACTCAAAAAGCAACCTTACAAAGTCCTAAACACCAGCACGAACGCGCTACCTTTGCCAACCTCGCTTTGCACTTTTAAGTCTATGTCATATTTGCTAGCGATTTCACTCACCAATGATAGCCCTATGCCAAAGCCCCCTTTATCATCATTAAACCGCTTGTATCGCTCAAATATCCGCTCCAAATCCTCCTTTTGTATGCCATAGCCACTATCGCGTATTTCTAGCGTTGCTTTGTCTTGGCTAGCTGTGAGGAGCAAAGAGATTGTGCCTCCTTTGTGGTTGTATTTGATTGCGTTTGATAGGAGATTATCTAGCATTATGGTGATTTCATCTTTGTTTGCATAGATTTTAGCAGGGGCAAGGCTAGAATCTAGAGTGATATTTTTTTGTGCC
This region includes:
- a CDS encoding DMT family transporter, which encodes MRFLLVLAMMGWGLVWALSKVLLEYASPAQVACIRFLIVSICFVPLLFVLKISFKIPRKAFLPLAFSAICHTAYSYAMYAGMEFGDAGSAGVITEVLPPIIAAFLWSVWRGQTLLRREKWGLALGIVAGAFLINLFGNSSAILHPFNAIYLFASLAWAFLMIGSRLASENLNPLCVNFYICLISAVAFLPSLFMLDSSGVSGIEKILEADFIFWGSIIVAAVFCTVFSTSVFYHGLFVLGVTQGGIYALLTPVFALIFAFVILGEIPQYWIVIGGVLAVGSVCVINDFRIFYKKSRKNSPKT